From a single Solenopsis invicta isolate M01_SB chromosome 4, UNIL_Sinv_3.0, whole genome shotgun sequence genomic region:
- the LOC105200148 gene encoding solute carrier family 12 member 4 isoform X1 codes for MERFRVTPASNAASYSRQPVRDHDQQLNGTQLEHLVTISTSVCDGGGAGGDGDPIVSSTNSEKKSGYETNLYLYSEEMEDRPRISTLLNSLANYSNTIPAATDPDKPAPPTGGGARMGTLIGVYLPCIQNIFGVILFIRLTWVVGTAGAIQGFFIVLCCCCVTMLTAISMSAIATNGVVPAGGSYFMISRSLGPEFGGAVGMLFYTGTTLAAAMYIIGAVEIVLTYMAPSLSIFGDFTKDVTIMYNNFRVYGTILLMIMGTIVFFGVKFVNKFATVALACVILSIIAVYVGLFVNVNGNEALKMCVLGRRLLKDLNVLTDCNKNWGGPLHNVYCNGTRCDPYYLENNLTIINGIRGLASGVFLENIWDSYQEESQLIAYGHDPKDIDVLSGSSYNQVQVDLTTTFTILIGIFFPSVTGIMAGSNRSGDLADAQKSIPIGTICAILTTSTVYLSSVLLFAGTVDNLLLRDKFGQSIGGKLVVANMAWPNQWVILIGSFLSTLGAGLQSLTGAPRLLQAIAKDGIIPFLTPFAVSSSRGEPTRALLLTVMICQCGILLGNVDYLAPLLSMFFLMCYGFVNLACALQTLLRTPNWRPRFKYYHWSLSVIGLSLCIAVMFMTSWYYALVAMGMAGLIYKYIEYRGAEKEWGDGIRGLALSAARYSLLRLEEGPPHTKNWRPQILVLAKLTDDLVPKYRKLFAFASQLKAGKGLTISVSCIKGDYTQNSGQALAAKQSLKKIAAEEKVKGFVDVLVAKNTVEGLSSLIQNTGLGGLKPNTVILGWPYGWRQSEEERTWRVFLQTVRSVSAAKMALVVPKGINFFPDSSEKIIGNIDVWWIVHDGGLLILLPFLLKQQRTWKNCKLRIFTVAQMEDNSIQMKKELKKLLYNLRIEAEVEIVEMTNTDISAYTYERTLIMEQRNQMLRELQLNKKQSLGVVQSLVDFNEIPAEENLPLVQAIVDHHHNVDAKVPTKVRFQEPSTNGTNGNQSTNVTDDTKLMQETELNNKEQDAAEETSEKEETKENNEEETKLIGGSPKAENKENTEKEAKEAEAKENDTQENKSQSPEIKKPTITPDEGDVRRMHTSLKLNEVIRKMSSEAQLVILNLPGPPRDTKMERESNYMEFLEVLTEGLERVLMVRGSGREVVTMYS; via the exons GCGATGGAGGCGGCGCAGGCGGAGATGGCGATCCCATTGTCAGCAGCACCAATTCCGAGAAGAAGTCCGGATATGAGACCAATCTGTATCTCTATAGC GAGGAGATGGAGGATCGGCCGCGGATCTCGACGTTGCTCAACAGCTTGGCCAACTATAGCAACACCATCCCTGCTGCGACAGACCCGGACAAACCGGCTCCGCCTACGGGGGGTGGCGCGCGGATGGGTACGCTCATAGGTGTCTACTTGCCGTGCATCCAGAACATCTTTGGCGTGATCCTCTTTATCCGGCTGACATGGGTAGTCGGTACGGCCGGCGCCATTCAGGGATTCTTCATCGTGCTTTGCTGCTGTTGCGTT ACGATGCTGACGGCGATCAGTATGAGTGCCATCGCCACCAACGGCGTGGTGCCGGCCGGTGGTTCCTACTTCATGATCTCGCGAAGCTTGGGCCCGGAATTCGGCGGCGCGGTGGGTATGCTGTTTTACACCGGCACCACCTTGGCCGCCGCGATGTACATCATCGGTGCCGTCGAGATCGTCCTC ACCTATATGGCGCCGTCACTCAGCATATTCGGCGACTTCACGAAAGACGTCACCATTATGTACAACAACTTCCGAGTATACGGCACCATCTTGCTGATGATAATGGGAACGATTGTCTTTTTTGGCGTGAAGTTCGTTAACAAGTTCGCCACCGTCGCACTGGCCTGCGTCATTTTATCCATCATCGCTGTTTACGTGGGGCTCTTCGTAAACGTTAACGGCAACGAGGCTCTGAA AATGTGCGTGCTAGGTAGGAGGCTGCTAAAGGACCTCAACGTTTTAACCGATTGCAATAAAAACTGGGGCGGTCCCTTGCATAATGTCTACTGCAACGGCACAAGATGCGATCCATATTATCTCGAAAACAATCTTACTATTATCAACGGTATCCGCGGCTTGGCGAGTGGTGTGTTCCTAG AGAACATATGGGACAGTTACCAAGAGGAATCTCAGTTAATCGCTTACGGACACGACCCGAAGGACATCGATGTTCTGTCGGGGTCAAGCTACAATCAGGTTCAAGTCGACCTCACTACAACCTTCACTATTCTCATCGGTATATTCTTCCCTTCCGTGACGG GTATTATGGCCGGCTCCAATCGATCTGGTGACTTGGCTGACGCTCAGAAATCTATTCCGATCGGCACGATCTGCGCGATCTTGACAACCTCCACCGTCTACCTATCTAGCGTCCTCCTATTCGCTGGCACTGTTGACAATCTGCTGTTACGCGACAAATTCGGCCAGAGTATCGGCGGCAAGCTGGTGGTTGCAAATATGGCGTGGCCGAATCAGTGGGTGATCCTGATCGGTTCGTTCCTCTCCACCTTGGGCGCCGGCCTTCAGTCATTGACGGGAGCACCGCGACTGCTACAGGCGATCGCCAAAGACGGCATCATTCCCTTCCTGACGCCGTTCGCTGTCAGTTCCAGTCGAGGTGAACCTACTCGCGCTTTGCTGCTCACTGTGATGATCTGCCAGTGCGGCATCCTGCTTGGCAACGTGGACTACCTGGCGCCGCTGCTGTCCATGTTCTTCCTTATGTGTTACGGCTTCGTCAACCTCGCCTGCGCCCTGCAGACCCTGCTGCGTACGCCGAATTGGCGACCGCGTTTCAAATATTATCATTGGAGCCTGTCAGTCATCGGTCTGTCACTCTGCATCGCTGTTATGTTCATGACTAGTTGGTACTATGCATTGGTGGCGATGGGTATGGCCGGCCTCATCTACAAGTATATCGAATATCGTGGTGCTGAGAAGGAATGGGGTGACGGAATTCGCGGTCTGGCACTGTCCGCTGCTAGATACTCGTTGCTCAGACTCGAGGAGGGTCCACCGCACACGAAGAATTGGCGTCCACAGATCCTGGTACTTGCTAAACTTACCGATGACTTGGTGCCTAAATATCGCAAGCTCTTCGCTTTCGCCAGTCAGCTTAAGGCTGGCAAGGGTCTCACCATTAGCGTCAGTTGTATCAAGGGAGACTATACGCAAAACTCAGGCCAAGCGCTGGCAGCCAAGCAAAGTCTTAAGAAAATTGCAGCGGAAGAAAAAGTGAAGGGTTTCGTTGACGTTCTCGTTGCGAAGAACACCGTCGAAGGGCTAAGCTCGCTGATTCAAAACACCGGGCTCGGTGGACTGAAACCGAATACGGTGATCTTGGGTTGGCCATACGGCTGGCGGCAATCAGAAGAGGAAAGAACCTGGCGAGTCTTCTTGCAGACCGTAAGGAGTGTCTCGGCCGCGAAAATGGCACTGGTGGTGCCTAAGGGCATAAACTTCTTTCCGGACTCCAGCGAGAAGATAATCGGCAACATCGATGTGTGGTGGATCGTGCACGACGGCGGCCTATTGATCTTATTGCCGTTCCTACTGAAACAACAACGTACTTGGAAGAACTGCAAGTTGAGGATCTTCACGGTCGCGCAGATGGAAGACAACTCGATACAGATGAAGAAGGAACTGAAGAAGCTCCTGTACAACTTGAGAATCGAAGCGGAAGTCGAGATTGTTGAAATG ACGAACACCGACATCTCCGCGTACACGTACGAACGCACTTTGATCATGGAGCAGAGAAACCAGATGCTACGCGAGTTACAGTTGAACAAAAAACAATCATTAGGAGTG GTGCAGTCATTGGTGGACTTCAACGAGATACCCGCCGAAGAAAATTTACCTCTG GTACAAGCGATCGTAGATCATCATCACAACGTGGATGCGAAAGTGCCGACGAAGGTGAGATTCCAGGAGCCGAGTACAAACGGTACAAATGGTAACCAGAGTACAAACGTGACCGACGACACAAAGCTAATGCAGGAGACCGAATTAAATAACAAGGAGCAAGATGCTGCCGAAGAGACAAGCGAGAAGGAGGAGACTAAAGAGAACAATGAGGAGGAGACAAAGCTGATCGGTGGCTCGCCCAAGGCGGAGAATAAAGAGAACACGGAAAAAGAGGCGAAAGAGGCGGAGGCAAAAGAAAACGATACGCAGGAAAACAAAAGCCAGAGTCCAGAGATTAAGAAACCCACGATAACACC CGACGAGGGTGACGTGAGGCGTATGCATACCTCGTTGAAGCTGAACGAGGTAATCCGTAAAATGAGCAGCGAGGCTCAACTGGTTATCCTGAATCTTCCTGGACCGCCACGAGACACGAAGATGGAGCGCGAATCTAACT ATATGGAATTCCTCGAGGTGCTCACTGAAGGCTTGGAGAGGGTGTTGATGGTGCGGGGTAGCGGACGGGAAGTGGTCACCATGTACTCGTGA
- the LOC105200148 gene encoding solute carrier family 12 member 4 isoform X2, whose product MSEGTPKSQIKIVVPDGSPARPQAGDGGGAGGDGDPIVSSTNSEKKSGYETNLYLYSEEMEDRPRISTLLNSLANYSNTIPAATDPDKPAPPTGGGARMGTLIGVYLPCIQNIFGVILFIRLTWVVGTAGAIQGFFIVLCCCCVTMLTAISMSAIATNGVVPAGGSYFMISRSLGPEFGGAVGMLFYTGTTLAAAMYIIGAVEIVLTYMAPSLSIFGDFTKDVTIMYNNFRVYGTILLMIMGTIVFFGVKFVNKFATVALACVILSIIAVYVGLFVNVNGNEALKMCVLGRRLLKDLNVLTDCNKNWGGPLHNVYCNGTRCDPYYLENNLTIINGIRGLASGVFLENIWDSYQEESQLIAYGHDPKDIDVLSGSSYNQVQVDLTTTFTILIGIFFPSVTGIMAGSNRSGDLADAQKSIPIGTICAILTTSTVYLSSVLLFAGTVDNLLLRDKFGQSIGGKLVVANMAWPNQWVILIGSFLSTLGAGLQSLTGAPRLLQAIAKDGIIPFLTPFAVSSSRGEPTRALLLTVMICQCGILLGNVDYLAPLLSMFFLMCYGFVNLACALQTLLRTPNWRPRFKYYHWSLSVIGLSLCIAVMFMTSWYYALVAMGMAGLIYKYIEYRGAEKEWGDGIRGLALSAARYSLLRLEEGPPHTKNWRPQILVLAKLTDDLVPKYRKLFAFASQLKAGKGLTISVSCIKGDYTQNSGQALAAKQSLKKIAAEEKVKGFVDVLVAKNTVEGLSSLIQNTGLGGLKPNTVILGWPYGWRQSEEERTWRVFLQTVRSVSAAKMALVVPKGINFFPDSSEKIIGNIDVWWIVHDGGLLILLPFLLKQQRTWKNCKLRIFTVAQMEDNSIQMKKELKKLLYNLRIEAEVEIVEMTNTDISAYTYERTLIMEQRNQMLRELQLNKKQSLGVVQSLVDFNEIPAEENLPLVQAIVDHHHNVDAKVPTKVRFQEPSTNGTNGNQSTNVTDDTKLMQETELNNKEQDAAEETSEKEETKENNEEETKLIGGSPKAENKENTEKEAKEAEAKENDTQENKSQSPEIKKPTITPDEGDVRRMHTSLKLNEVIRKMSSEAQLVILNLPGPPRDTKMERESNYMEFLEVLTEGLERVLMVRGSGREVVTMYS is encoded by the exons GCGATGGAGGCGGCGCAGGCGGAGATGGCGATCCCATTGTCAGCAGCACCAATTCCGAGAAGAAGTCCGGATATGAGACCAATCTGTATCTCTATAGC GAGGAGATGGAGGATCGGCCGCGGATCTCGACGTTGCTCAACAGCTTGGCCAACTATAGCAACACCATCCCTGCTGCGACAGACCCGGACAAACCGGCTCCGCCTACGGGGGGTGGCGCGCGGATGGGTACGCTCATAGGTGTCTACTTGCCGTGCATCCAGAACATCTTTGGCGTGATCCTCTTTATCCGGCTGACATGGGTAGTCGGTACGGCCGGCGCCATTCAGGGATTCTTCATCGTGCTTTGCTGCTGTTGCGTT ACGATGCTGACGGCGATCAGTATGAGTGCCATCGCCACCAACGGCGTGGTGCCGGCCGGTGGTTCCTACTTCATGATCTCGCGAAGCTTGGGCCCGGAATTCGGCGGCGCGGTGGGTATGCTGTTTTACACCGGCACCACCTTGGCCGCCGCGATGTACATCATCGGTGCCGTCGAGATCGTCCTC ACCTATATGGCGCCGTCACTCAGCATATTCGGCGACTTCACGAAAGACGTCACCATTATGTACAACAACTTCCGAGTATACGGCACCATCTTGCTGATGATAATGGGAACGATTGTCTTTTTTGGCGTGAAGTTCGTTAACAAGTTCGCCACCGTCGCACTGGCCTGCGTCATTTTATCCATCATCGCTGTTTACGTGGGGCTCTTCGTAAACGTTAACGGCAACGAGGCTCTGAA AATGTGCGTGCTAGGTAGGAGGCTGCTAAAGGACCTCAACGTTTTAACCGATTGCAATAAAAACTGGGGCGGTCCCTTGCATAATGTCTACTGCAACGGCACAAGATGCGATCCATATTATCTCGAAAACAATCTTACTATTATCAACGGTATCCGCGGCTTGGCGAGTGGTGTGTTCCTAG AGAACATATGGGACAGTTACCAAGAGGAATCTCAGTTAATCGCTTACGGACACGACCCGAAGGACATCGATGTTCTGTCGGGGTCAAGCTACAATCAGGTTCAAGTCGACCTCACTACAACCTTCACTATTCTCATCGGTATATTCTTCCCTTCCGTGACGG GTATTATGGCCGGCTCCAATCGATCTGGTGACTTGGCTGACGCTCAGAAATCTATTCCGATCGGCACGATCTGCGCGATCTTGACAACCTCCACCGTCTACCTATCTAGCGTCCTCCTATTCGCTGGCACTGTTGACAATCTGCTGTTACGCGACAAATTCGGCCAGAGTATCGGCGGCAAGCTGGTGGTTGCAAATATGGCGTGGCCGAATCAGTGGGTGATCCTGATCGGTTCGTTCCTCTCCACCTTGGGCGCCGGCCTTCAGTCATTGACGGGAGCACCGCGACTGCTACAGGCGATCGCCAAAGACGGCATCATTCCCTTCCTGACGCCGTTCGCTGTCAGTTCCAGTCGAGGTGAACCTACTCGCGCTTTGCTGCTCACTGTGATGATCTGCCAGTGCGGCATCCTGCTTGGCAACGTGGACTACCTGGCGCCGCTGCTGTCCATGTTCTTCCTTATGTGTTACGGCTTCGTCAACCTCGCCTGCGCCCTGCAGACCCTGCTGCGTACGCCGAATTGGCGACCGCGTTTCAAATATTATCATTGGAGCCTGTCAGTCATCGGTCTGTCACTCTGCATCGCTGTTATGTTCATGACTAGTTGGTACTATGCATTGGTGGCGATGGGTATGGCCGGCCTCATCTACAAGTATATCGAATATCGTGGTGCTGAGAAGGAATGGGGTGACGGAATTCGCGGTCTGGCACTGTCCGCTGCTAGATACTCGTTGCTCAGACTCGAGGAGGGTCCACCGCACACGAAGAATTGGCGTCCACAGATCCTGGTACTTGCTAAACTTACCGATGACTTGGTGCCTAAATATCGCAAGCTCTTCGCTTTCGCCAGTCAGCTTAAGGCTGGCAAGGGTCTCACCATTAGCGTCAGTTGTATCAAGGGAGACTATACGCAAAACTCAGGCCAAGCGCTGGCAGCCAAGCAAAGTCTTAAGAAAATTGCAGCGGAAGAAAAAGTGAAGGGTTTCGTTGACGTTCTCGTTGCGAAGAACACCGTCGAAGGGCTAAGCTCGCTGATTCAAAACACCGGGCTCGGTGGACTGAAACCGAATACGGTGATCTTGGGTTGGCCATACGGCTGGCGGCAATCAGAAGAGGAAAGAACCTGGCGAGTCTTCTTGCAGACCGTAAGGAGTGTCTCGGCCGCGAAAATGGCACTGGTGGTGCCTAAGGGCATAAACTTCTTTCCGGACTCCAGCGAGAAGATAATCGGCAACATCGATGTGTGGTGGATCGTGCACGACGGCGGCCTATTGATCTTATTGCCGTTCCTACTGAAACAACAACGTACTTGGAAGAACTGCAAGTTGAGGATCTTCACGGTCGCGCAGATGGAAGACAACTCGATACAGATGAAGAAGGAACTGAAGAAGCTCCTGTACAACTTGAGAATCGAAGCGGAAGTCGAGATTGTTGAAATG ACGAACACCGACATCTCCGCGTACACGTACGAACGCACTTTGATCATGGAGCAGAGAAACCAGATGCTACGCGAGTTACAGTTGAACAAAAAACAATCATTAGGAGTG GTGCAGTCATTGGTGGACTTCAACGAGATACCCGCCGAAGAAAATTTACCTCTG GTACAAGCGATCGTAGATCATCATCACAACGTGGATGCGAAAGTGCCGACGAAGGTGAGATTCCAGGAGCCGAGTACAAACGGTACAAATGGTAACCAGAGTACAAACGTGACCGACGACACAAAGCTAATGCAGGAGACCGAATTAAATAACAAGGAGCAAGATGCTGCCGAAGAGACAAGCGAGAAGGAGGAGACTAAAGAGAACAATGAGGAGGAGACAAAGCTGATCGGTGGCTCGCCCAAGGCGGAGAATAAAGAGAACACGGAAAAAGAGGCGAAAGAGGCGGAGGCAAAAGAAAACGATACGCAGGAAAACAAAAGCCAGAGTCCAGAGATTAAGAAACCCACGATAACACC CGACGAGGGTGACGTGAGGCGTATGCATACCTCGTTGAAGCTGAACGAGGTAATCCGTAAAATGAGCAGCGAGGCTCAACTGGTTATCCTGAATCTTCCTGGACCGCCACGAGACACGAAGATGGAGCGCGAATCTAACT ATATGGAATTCCTCGAGGTGCTCACTGAAGGCTTGGAGAGGGTGTTGATGGTGCGGGGTAGCGGACGGGAAGTGGTCACCATGTACTCGTGA
- the LOC105200148 gene encoding solute carrier family 12 member 4 isoform X4, with protein sequence MSASGAIPLILAKKEQIVEGDGGGAGGDGDPIVSSTNSEKKSGYETNLYLYSEEMEDRPRISTLLNSLANYSNTIPAATDPDKPAPPTGGGARMGTLIGVYLPCIQNIFGVILFIRLTWVVGTAGAIQGFFIVLCCCCVTMLTAISMSAIATNGVVPAGGSYFMISRSLGPEFGGAVGMLFYTGTTLAAAMYIIGAVEIVLTYMAPSLSIFGDFTKDVTIMYNNFRVYGTILLMIMGTIVFFGVKFVNKFATVALACVILSIIAVYVGLFVNVNGNEALKMCVLGRRLLKDLNVLTDCNKNWGGPLHNVYCNGTRCDPYYLENNLTIINGIRGLASGVFLENIWDSYQEESQLIAYGHDPKDIDVLSGSSYNQVQVDLTTTFTILIGIFFPSVTGIMAGSNRSGDLADAQKSIPIGTICAILTTSTVYLSSVLLFAGTVDNLLLRDKFGQSIGGKLVVANMAWPNQWVILIGSFLSTLGAGLQSLTGAPRLLQAIAKDGIIPFLTPFAVSSSRGEPTRALLLTVMICQCGILLGNVDYLAPLLSMFFLMCYGFVNLACALQTLLRTPNWRPRFKYYHWSLSVIGLSLCIAVMFMTSWYYALVAMGMAGLIYKYIEYRGAEKEWGDGIRGLALSAARYSLLRLEEGPPHTKNWRPQILVLAKLTDDLVPKYRKLFAFASQLKAGKGLTISVSCIKGDYTQNSGQALAAKQSLKKIAAEEKVKGFVDVLVAKNTVEGLSSLIQNTGLGGLKPNTVILGWPYGWRQSEEERTWRVFLQTVRSVSAAKMALVVPKGINFFPDSSEKIIGNIDVWWIVHDGGLLILLPFLLKQQRTWKNCKLRIFTVAQMEDNSIQMKKELKKLLYNLRIEAEVEIVEMTNTDISAYTYERTLIMEQRNQMLRELQLNKKQSLGVVQSLVDFNEIPAEENLPLVQAIVDHHHNVDAKVPTKVRFQEPSTNGTNGNQSTNVTDDTKLMQETELNNKEQDAAEETSEKEETKENNEEETKLIGGSPKAENKENTEKEAKEAEAKENDTQENKSQSPEIKKPTITPDEGDVRRMHTSLKLNEVIRKMSSEAQLVILNLPGPPRDTKMERESNYMEFLEVLTEGLERVLMVRGSGREVVTMYS encoded by the exons GCGATGGAGGCGGCGCAGGCGGAGATGGCGATCCCATTGTCAGCAGCACCAATTCCGAGAAGAAGTCCGGATATGAGACCAATCTGTATCTCTATAGC GAGGAGATGGAGGATCGGCCGCGGATCTCGACGTTGCTCAACAGCTTGGCCAACTATAGCAACACCATCCCTGCTGCGACAGACCCGGACAAACCGGCTCCGCCTACGGGGGGTGGCGCGCGGATGGGTACGCTCATAGGTGTCTACTTGCCGTGCATCCAGAACATCTTTGGCGTGATCCTCTTTATCCGGCTGACATGGGTAGTCGGTACGGCCGGCGCCATTCAGGGATTCTTCATCGTGCTTTGCTGCTGTTGCGTT ACGATGCTGACGGCGATCAGTATGAGTGCCATCGCCACCAACGGCGTGGTGCCGGCCGGTGGTTCCTACTTCATGATCTCGCGAAGCTTGGGCCCGGAATTCGGCGGCGCGGTGGGTATGCTGTTTTACACCGGCACCACCTTGGCCGCCGCGATGTACATCATCGGTGCCGTCGAGATCGTCCTC ACCTATATGGCGCCGTCACTCAGCATATTCGGCGACTTCACGAAAGACGTCACCATTATGTACAACAACTTCCGAGTATACGGCACCATCTTGCTGATGATAATGGGAACGATTGTCTTTTTTGGCGTGAAGTTCGTTAACAAGTTCGCCACCGTCGCACTGGCCTGCGTCATTTTATCCATCATCGCTGTTTACGTGGGGCTCTTCGTAAACGTTAACGGCAACGAGGCTCTGAA AATGTGCGTGCTAGGTAGGAGGCTGCTAAAGGACCTCAACGTTTTAACCGATTGCAATAAAAACTGGGGCGGTCCCTTGCATAATGTCTACTGCAACGGCACAAGATGCGATCCATATTATCTCGAAAACAATCTTACTATTATCAACGGTATCCGCGGCTTGGCGAGTGGTGTGTTCCTAG AGAACATATGGGACAGTTACCAAGAGGAATCTCAGTTAATCGCTTACGGACACGACCCGAAGGACATCGATGTTCTGTCGGGGTCAAGCTACAATCAGGTTCAAGTCGACCTCACTACAACCTTCACTATTCTCATCGGTATATTCTTCCCTTCCGTGACGG GTATTATGGCCGGCTCCAATCGATCTGGTGACTTGGCTGACGCTCAGAAATCTATTCCGATCGGCACGATCTGCGCGATCTTGACAACCTCCACCGTCTACCTATCTAGCGTCCTCCTATTCGCTGGCACTGTTGACAATCTGCTGTTACGCGACAAATTCGGCCAGAGTATCGGCGGCAAGCTGGTGGTTGCAAATATGGCGTGGCCGAATCAGTGGGTGATCCTGATCGGTTCGTTCCTCTCCACCTTGGGCGCCGGCCTTCAGTCATTGACGGGAGCACCGCGACTGCTACAGGCGATCGCCAAAGACGGCATCATTCCCTTCCTGACGCCGTTCGCTGTCAGTTCCAGTCGAGGTGAACCTACTCGCGCTTTGCTGCTCACTGTGATGATCTGCCAGTGCGGCATCCTGCTTGGCAACGTGGACTACCTGGCGCCGCTGCTGTCCATGTTCTTCCTTATGTGTTACGGCTTCGTCAACCTCGCCTGCGCCCTGCAGACCCTGCTGCGTACGCCGAATTGGCGACCGCGTTTCAAATATTATCATTGGAGCCTGTCAGTCATCGGTCTGTCACTCTGCATCGCTGTTATGTTCATGACTAGTTGGTACTATGCATTGGTGGCGATGGGTATGGCCGGCCTCATCTACAAGTATATCGAATATCGTGGTGCTGAGAAGGAATGGGGTGACGGAATTCGCGGTCTGGCACTGTCCGCTGCTAGATACTCGTTGCTCAGACTCGAGGAGGGTCCACCGCACACGAAGAATTGGCGTCCACAGATCCTGGTACTTGCTAAACTTACCGATGACTTGGTGCCTAAATATCGCAAGCTCTTCGCTTTCGCCAGTCAGCTTAAGGCTGGCAAGGGTCTCACCATTAGCGTCAGTTGTATCAAGGGAGACTATACGCAAAACTCAGGCCAAGCGCTGGCAGCCAAGCAAAGTCTTAAGAAAATTGCAGCGGAAGAAAAAGTGAAGGGTTTCGTTGACGTTCTCGTTGCGAAGAACACCGTCGAAGGGCTAAGCTCGCTGATTCAAAACACCGGGCTCGGTGGACTGAAACCGAATACGGTGATCTTGGGTTGGCCATACGGCTGGCGGCAATCAGAAGAGGAAAGAACCTGGCGAGTCTTCTTGCAGACCGTAAGGAGTGTCTCGGCCGCGAAAATGGCACTGGTGGTGCCTAAGGGCATAAACTTCTTTCCGGACTCCAGCGAGAAGATAATCGGCAACATCGATGTGTGGTGGATCGTGCACGACGGCGGCCTATTGATCTTATTGCCGTTCCTACTGAAACAACAACGTACTTGGAAGAACTGCAAGTTGAGGATCTTCACGGTCGCGCAGATGGAAGACAACTCGATACAGATGAAGAAGGAACTGAAGAAGCTCCTGTACAACTTGAGAATCGAAGCGGAAGTCGAGATTGTTGAAATG ACGAACACCGACATCTCCGCGTACACGTACGAACGCACTTTGATCATGGAGCAGAGAAACCAGATGCTACGCGAGTTACAGTTGAACAAAAAACAATCATTAGGAGTG GTGCAGTCATTGGTGGACTTCAACGAGATACCCGCCGAAGAAAATTTACCTCTG GTACAAGCGATCGTAGATCATCATCACAACGTGGATGCGAAAGTGCCGACGAAGGTGAGATTCCAGGAGCCGAGTACAAACGGTACAAATGGTAACCAGAGTACAAACGTGACCGACGACACAAAGCTAATGCAGGAGACCGAATTAAATAACAAGGAGCAAGATGCTGCCGAAGAGACAAGCGAGAAGGAGGAGACTAAAGAGAACAATGAGGAGGAGACAAAGCTGATCGGTGGCTCGCCCAAGGCGGAGAATAAAGAGAACACGGAAAAAGAGGCGAAAGAGGCGGAGGCAAAAGAAAACGATACGCAGGAAAACAAAAGCCAGAGTCCAGAGATTAAGAAACCCACGATAACACC CGACGAGGGTGACGTGAGGCGTATGCATACCTCGTTGAAGCTGAACGAGGTAATCCGTAAAATGAGCAGCGAGGCTCAACTGGTTATCCTGAATCTTCCTGGACCGCCACGAGACACGAAGATGGAGCGCGAATCTAACT ATATGGAATTCCTCGAGGTGCTCACTGAAGGCTTGGAGAGGGTGTTGATGGTGCGGGGTAGCGGACGGGAAGTGGTCACCATGTACTCGTGA